The proteins below are encoded in one region of Thermodesulfovibrio thiophilus DSM 17215:
- the aroA gene encoding 3-phosphoshikimate 1-carboxyvinyltransferase: MERMIKKIRHLRGEITPPADKSISHRSVMFASLAKGQSRIKNFLWAQDPINSLNAMKSLGVEIEIMDSKEIIINGKGLQSLKEPDNVIDCGNSGTTIRLLSGIVAGQPFLTVLTGDDSLRQRPMRRVIEPLRLMGSNIFGRLNDRFPPLVVKGNYLKGIKYIMPVASAQVKSAILLAGIYANGETEVIEPHKSRDHTERMLKNMGAEIQLNAITKKASKEHNNEAYSIKIKPPQDELSSIDMTIPNDFSSAAFFIAGACLVPGSEILIKNVGLNPTRTGFLDVLMQMGANIEILNVKQQGGEPVGDIVCKTSNKLKAVTVQGSLIPRLIDEFPVLCVMATQTDGKTIIKDAKELRVKESDRIKAMVTELKKMGTPIEEFEDGVIINGPCKLRGAEVYSYKDHRIAMALTIAGLIAERPTLIKEAQCVDISFPQFYELLEMLQK, from the coding sequence ATGGAAAGAATGATTAAGAAAATCAGACATCTCAGAGGTGAGATAACACCTCCTGCTGACAAATCTATCTCTCACAGATCAGTGATGTTTGCATCTTTAGCAAAAGGGCAATCGAGAATAAAAAACTTTCTCTGGGCACAGGATCCAATTAACAGCCTTAATGCAATGAAATCTCTCGGAGTTGAGATAGAAATAATGGATTCAAAGGAAATCATCATTAATGGAAAGGGACTGCAATCTTTAAAAGAGCCGGATAATGTTATTGACTGTGGTAATTCCGGGACCACAATAAGGCTTTTGAGTGGAATAGTTGCAGGACAGCCATTTTTAACAGTACTTACCGGAGATGACTCTTTAAGGCAGAGGCCCATGAGACGAGTTATTGAACCATTAAGACTTATGGGATCAAATATTTTTGGAAGACTGAACGATAGATTTCCTCCTCTTGTAGTAAAAGGAAACTATCTTAAAGGAATAAAATATATTATGCCTGTGGCAAGTGCTCAAGTAAAAAGTGCTATTTTACTTGCTGGAATTTATGCAAATGGTGAAACCGAGGTTATAGAACCTCACAAAAGCAGAGACCATACAGAGAGAATGCTCAAAAATATGGGAGCAGAAATACAGCTGAATGCGATTACAAAAAAAGCCTCTAAGGAACATAATAACGAGGCTTATTCAATAAAAATTAAACCACCACAGGATGAGTTAAGCTCAATTGATATGACAATACCAAATGATTTTTCATCAGCTGCTTTTTTTATTGCTGGAGCCTGTTTGGTTCCAGGGTCTGAAATATTAATCAAAAATGTGGGACTTAATCCAACAAGAACAGGCTTTCTTGATGTTCTGATGCAGATGGGTGCAAATATAGAAATTTTAAATGTGAAACAACAAGGAGGCGAACCTGTTGGAGATATTGTATGTAAAACCTCAAATAAATTGAAAGCCGTTACAGTCCAGGGCAGTTTAATTCCAAGACTCATTGATGAATTTCCAGTTTTGTGTGTTATGGCAACTCAGACAGATGGCAAAACCATTATAAAGGATGCCAAGGAGCTAAGGGTAAAAGAATCTGACAGAATAAAAGCTATGGTAACAGAATTAAAGAAAATGGGAACTCCAATAGAAGAGTTTGAGGATGGAGTTATAATAAATGGACCATGTAAACTCAGAGGCGCTGAAGTTTACTCCTATAAAGACCACAGAATCGCAATGGCTTTAACCATTGCTGGATTAATTGCTGAAAGGCCGACTCTCATTAAAGAAGCTCAATGCGTTGATATATCATTTCCTCAATTTTATGAGCTACTTGAGATGCTTCAGAAATGA